One Rhinolophus sinicus isolate RSC01 linkage group LG06, ASM3656204v1, whole genome shotgun sequence DNA window includes the following coding sequences:
- the LOC109439524 gene encoding LOW QUALITY PROTEIN: olfactory receptor 4P4 (The sequence of the model RefSeq protein was modified relative to this genomic sequence to represent the inferred CDS: inserted 3 bases in 3 codons) yields the protein MENRSNVTVFILLGLSQNKDIXILCFVLFLLCYIAIWMGNLLIMISITCSLLIDQPMYFFLNYLSLADLCYTSTVMPKLMTDLLEKRKTISYNNCMTQLFILHFLXGIEIFILTGMAYDRYVAICRPLHYVVIMNKQKGNTIIIACCTGGFIHSAGLCLLTIFLPFCGPXEVNHYFCDVYPLLKLACTDTYRIGILVTVNSGLIALVIFVILMVSYFMIFYTIRAYPAESRTKALSTCSSHLTVVVLFFVPVFFIYIRPATTFPEHKVFALFYTIIAPLFNPLIYTLRNMEMKNALRKVWCQKPFLIGRQIN from the exons ATGGAAAATAGGAGTAATGTCACTGTGTTTATTCTCTTGGGACTGTCTCAAAACAAGGACA GCATcctttgttttgtgttatttttactttGCTACATTGCTATTTGGATGGGAAATTTGCTCATAATGATTTCTATCACATGCAGTCTGCTAATTGACCAACCcatgtatttcttccttaattACCTTTCACTCGCCGACCTTTGCTACACATCAACAGTGATGCCCAAACTAATGACTGATTTACTGGAAAAAAGGAAGACCATTTCCTACAATAACTGCATGACACAGCTTTTCATCCTTCACTTCC GTGGCATAGAGATCTTTATCCTCACGGGGATGGCCTATGATCGCTATGTGGCCATCTGCAGGCCCTTGCACTATGTTGTCATCATGAACAAGCAAAAGGGTAACACGATCATCATAGCTTGTTGTACTGGGGGATTTATACACTCTGCTGGTCTGTGTCTTCTCACCATCTTTTTACCATTCTGTGGTC ATGAGGTAAATCATTACTTCTGCGATGTGTATCCTTTGCTGAAGTTGGCTTGCACCGACACATACAGAATTGGTATCTTGGTAACTGTTAATTCAggtctgattgctctggtgatttttgtgattttgatggtgtcttattttatgatattttacaCCATCAGGGCTTACCCTGCAGAGAGCCGTACCAAAGCTCTTTCCACTTGCAGTTCTCACCTCACAGTTGTGGTCCTGTTTTTTGTGCCTGTCTTCTTTATTTATATTAGACCAGCCACAACTTTTCCAGAACATAAGGTGTTTGCTCTTTTCTACACCATCATTGCTCCCTTGTTCAACCCTCTCATCTACACTCTCAGAAACATGGAGATGAAGAATGCTTTGAGGAAAGTATGGTGCCAGAAACCATTTTTGATTGGAAGGCAAATCAACTGA